A stretch of the Chloroflexota bacterium genome encodes the following:
- a CDS encoding NFACT RNA binding domain-containing protein, with translation MTFDTWTVAAVADELTKSILGGRVQQVVQVDQTTVALEVYANRVRHHLLASADRQAPRLHLASAKPRRGVDSPSPLLQLLRKFVRGSALVAVSQPRWERMLILKFQHPQLGASELVAELIGRWANLLLLRPAKKAENEWRILECVHRYRPKNVDARTVLPGKIYQPPPPQSGWPPETLSEYRLRSLLSETETERKVWQALVEAMVGVSPASAREMVFRATGDAQTRVAQIKKLQPLVHSVEEFVSMIEEDNWQPCTVVDEVGRRKSFAAYWLGHRQTAGFTVQGHDTISNAVESTFGQKTAMADDSYGQARRHVDELIDKATRKVQKRQEAIQREVRSKEEIEAFRVSGEWILALATQIAPRQQELDLPDGVDLATGKVAMDPGLTPAENAATYFKRYRKAKRATEAAQDRLMEGEAELAYLEQLSTDLILATDRNGIDAVHGALIEAGYARHPTTPGARLAQPPDQPRRFTSHEGYVILVGRNSRQNEKLTFTMADPTDLWLHARGWPGSHVIIRSGDRPVSDETLQAAASLAAYYSRARDETSVDVIVTPKRRVRRAPGKRPGMVLVDEEKVVRARPRPDMP, from the coding sequence ATGACTTTTGATACATGGACAGTAGCGGCTGTCGCCGATGAGTTAACCAAATCCATTCTGGGGGGACGTGTCCAGCAGGTTGTGCAGGTAGACCAAACAACCGTTGCCCTGGAGGTGTATGCCAATCGTGTTCGCCACCATCTGTTGGCATCGGCCGATCGGCAGGCCCCCCGATTACATCTGGCCAGCGCCAAACCACGCCGCGGAGTGGATTCGCCATCACCCCTGCTACAGTTGCTGCGAAAGTTTGTGCGAGGTAGCGCGTTGGTCGCTGTTTCCCAGCCTCGTTGGGAACGCATGTTGATCCTGAAGTTCCAGCACCCCCAGTTGGGTGCCAGCGAGCTGGTGGCTGAGTTGATTGGGCGGTGGGCCAACCTGTTGTTGCTGCGCCCTGCCAAAAAGGCTGAGAATGAGTGGCGCATCCTGGAATGTGTCCATCGCTATCGACCAAAAAACGTCGATGCACGAACTGTGTTGCCAGGGAAAATCTACCAGCCGCCTCCGCCGCAATCTGGTTGGCCACCGGAAACCCTCAGTGAATATCGTCTCCGATCACTCCTGAGTGAGACGGAAACGGAGAGGAAAGTGTGGCAAGCGCTGGTCGAAGCCATGGTAGGCGTCAGCCCCGCATCAGCCCGGGAAATGGTGTTCAGGGCAACCGGCGACGCTCAGACACGTGTCGCACAGATCAAAAAACTCCAACCATTGGTGCATTCGGTTGAGGAATTTGTTTCCATGATCGAAGAGGATAACTGGCAGCCCTGTACCGTAGTGGACGAGGTTGGTCGGCGGAAAAGCTTCGCTGCTTACTGGCTGGGACATCGGCAAACTGCCGGATTCACAGTGCAAGGCCACGACACAATCAGCAACGCCGTCGAGTCAACTTTCGGCCAAAAGACCGCCATGGCCGACGATTCCTACGGCCAAGCCCGACGCCACGTCGATGAACTCATCGATAAGGCCACAAGAAAGGTGCAGAAGCGCCAGGAAGCCATTCAACGGGAAGTGCGATCTAAAGAGGAGATCGAGGCATTCCGCGTCAGTGGTGAGTGGATTTTGGCCCTGGCAACTCAGATCGCTCCCCGACAGCAAGAGCTTGACTTGCCCGACGGGGTGGATCTGGCGACGGGAAAAGTTGCCATGGATCCTGGCCTGACTCCCGCGGAGAATGCAGCGACTTATTTTAAGCGCTATCGCAAGGCGAAGCGTGCAACCGAGGCTGCTCAAGACAGGTTAATGGAAGGAGAAGCGGAACTGGCATATTTGGAGCAGCTAAGCACCGATCTGATCCTGGCCACTGATCGCAATGGCATCGATGCCGTACACGGCGCTCTTATTGAAGCAGGTTATGCCCGTCACCCGACAACACCCGGAGCGCGTCTGGCTCAGCCACCCGATCAGCCAAGACGATTCACCAGCCATGAGGGCTACGTGATTCTGGTCGGCCGAAACAGCCGACAGAACGAAAAATTGACGTTCACCATGGCTGATCCAACCGACCTCTGGCTGCACGCGCGAGGCTGGCCTGGCTCGCATGTGATCATCCGCAGTGGCGACCGCCCTGTCAGCGATGAAACCCTCCAGGCAGCTGCATCCCTGGCAGCCTATTATTCAAGAGCGCGCGACGAAACCTCGGTAGATGTGATTGTAACCCCGAAACGTCGGGTGCGGCGTGCACCCGGAAAGCGACCTGGCATGGTCCTGGTCGACGAAGAGAAGGTCGTTAGGGCCAGACCAAGACCCGACATGCCGTAG
- a CDS encoding methyltransferase domain-containing protein, protein MNVLADFVCPVCYGPLELAASDLLRCASDDLEFPCLDGIWRFLDPRRIDSYRDIIQDYEAGQLATGRRGESEVFLRALPFVGFLGELEEDWQLRAQSYRTLTRRLLSPVEMSLDRALNILDLGAGNGWLSYRAAGRGHHAFAIDLLINRWDGLGAHTCYDLQFTPMQADFDNIPIRDCQADIAVFNNSLHFSSDYETTLREALRVLAPDGLLVIMDTPFFEEEDCGRALVARRMTGAAYSSGNREDGMFLEGFLTSRRLDALGDALQIRWNYIDSDSDWRQTLRSWTARLQGDDCLLASRVIVGRRQA, encoded by the coding sequence ATGAATGTACTGGCCGACTTCGTGTGTCCGGTTTGTTACGGACCCCTGGAACTGGCAGCCAGTGATCTGCTTCGCTGCGCTTCCGATGATCTGGAATTCCCTTGTCTGGACGGGATTTGGCGATTCCTGGATCCTCGGCGCATCGATTCATACCGGGATATCATCCAGGATTATGAGGCGGGTCAACTGGCAACGGGCCGGCGTGGGGAAAGCGAAGTTTTTCTAAGGGCACTGCCCTTCGTGGGCTTCCTGGGAGAACTGGAAGAGGACTGGCAACTTCGAGCTCAAAGTTACCGCACACTAACCCGTCGACTTCTGTCGCCCGTCGAAATGTCGCTCGATCGGGCGTTGAACATCCTGGACCTGGGTGCCGGCAACGGGTGGTTATCCTACAGGGCCGCAGGTCGCGGGCATCATGCATTTGCCATCGACCTGCTGATCAACCGTTGGGATGGACTGGGTGCCCACACCTGTTATGACTTACAATTCACGCCGATGCAGGCCGATTTCGACAATATTCCGATACGCGACTGTCAGGCAGACATCGCTGTTTTCAATAACTCTCTGCATTTCTCCTCAGACTACGAAACAACTCTCCGGGAAGCCTTGCGGGTCCTGGCGCCCGATGGATTGCTCGTCATCATGGATACCCCTTTCTTCGAGGAAGAGGATTGTGGGCGAGCCCTTGTCGCCCGGCGGATGACGGGAGCAGCTTATTCGTCCGGTAATCGGGAAGATGGTATGTTCCTTGAGGGTTTTCTGACTTCCAGGCGCCTGGATGCGCTCGGTGATGCGTTGCAGATTCGTTGGAATTACATCGACAGCGATTCTGATTGGCGTCAGACGTTGAGGTCGTGGACGGCGCGTCTCCAGGGCGACGACTGCCTGCTTGCCTCCAGGGTCATCGTTGGACGGCGTCAAGCCTGA
- a CDS encoding alanine--glyoxylate aminotransferase family protein: MSHIQLFIPGPSEVRQEILDTQVEKMIGHRSVACDDLFAQIQRKVRQIFRTDHRVYLLASSGSGLQEAAIRNGVRGDRRCASFVNGAFGQRWHQVAVGCGKAAIRFDTPWGQPVRPQDVDAALRGDEWDAITIVHNETSTGLVNPVEEIAALLRAKYPETLILVDAVSSLGGDSISVDEWELDVCLTSSQKALALPPGLAFAAVSDRCLARAEEVRGRGWYFDFLLLERYLQRSTTPATPAISLMWAANRQFDHILSEGMANRVARHHRLAVLTRQWALSRGFSLFAADGYRSRTVTCIENTPGVDITALNRFLQERHMVIANGYGSLKDRTFRIAHMGDVSDDDMRTLLATIDEYLSNAGVIHLT; this comes from the coding sequence ATGTCTCACATACAGCTTTTCATCCCGGGACCCAGCGAGGTCCGGCAGGAAATCCTGGATACCCAGGTTGAAAAGATGATCGGTCACCGCAGCGTAGCGTGCGACGATCTCTTCGCTCAGATCCAACGAAAGGTGCGTCAGATATTCAGGACCGATCACCGGGTCTATCTTCTTGCTTCATCGGGGTCTGGCCTTCAGGAGGCTGCGATCCGCAATGGCGTTCGCGGGGACAGGCGCTGCGCCAGTTTCGTAAATGGCGCTTTCGGCCAACGCTGGCACCAGGTTGCCGTCGGGTGTGGAAAGGCCGCCATTCGTTTTGATACTCCGTGGGGACAGCCGGTTCGGCCCCAGGACGTGGACGCAGCACTGAGAGGCGATGAATGGGATGCCATCACCATTGTTCACAATGAGACCAGCACGGGGTTGGTCAATCCTGTTGAAGAGATCGCTGCACTGTTGCGGGCAAAGTATCCGGAGACTCTGATTCTGGTCGATGCAGTGAGTAGCCTGGGTGGGGATTCCATTTCGGTGGATGAGTGGGAACTGGACGTATGCCTGACTTCGTCACAGAAGGCCCTGGCGTTGCCGCCTGGCTTGGCGTTTGCTGCAGTCAGTGATCGTTGTCTCGCTCGTGCAGAGGAGGTGAGGGGCCGGGGTTGGTACTTCGATTTCCTGTTGCTCGAGCGTTACTTGCAGCGCAGTACCACACCTGCAACGCCGGCGATCAGCCTGATGTGGGCAGCCAACCGGCAATTCGACCACATACTTTCTGAGGGGATGGCCAATCGAGTGGCTCGCCATCACCGGTTGGCGGTGTTGACCAGGCAGTGGGCGCTGAGTCGCGGTTTTTCTCTCTTCGCTGCAGATGGTTACCGCTCTCGCACGGTAACCTGTATTGAGAATACCCCTGGCGTTGACATCACCGCGTTGAACCGGTTCCTGCAAGAGCGCCACATGGTCATCGCCAACGGCTACGGAAGCCTGAAGGATCGCACTTTCCGTATTGCCCACATGGGGGATGTTTCCGACGATGATATGAGGACCTTGCTGGCGACGATCGACGAGTACCTGTCAAATGCGGGCGTTATTCATCTGACCTGA
- a CDS encoding Crp/Fnr family transcriptional regulator, with the protein MTKNRKRKTPLSKLIATMTREDNDFQDAVTMRSARRGEIIARSDELTEKLFILMNGRAQLVCNNKEGRRMMVSRLGPGSIFGDGAMLNQNMSSGIFAEALDDCTIWVLPEGHAKTMTERYPIIGWGMLQTFGRRLRQVEDRLEEVAYKKLPQRLARLLLDMSLGDEDTIRTSHQALADMLGTYRETVSTILRGFKADGMVELGYRRICVTDPVALKELASSWN; encoded by the coding sequence ATGACAAAAAACAGGAAGCGCAAGACCCCTCTCTCCAAACTGATTGCCACCATGACCCGGGAAGACAACGATTTCCAGGATGCAGTGACCATGCGGTCTGCGCGACGGGGTGAGATCATCGCAAGATCTGATGAACTCACTGAAAAGCTGTTTATCCTCATGAATGGTCGTGCCCAACTGGTATGTAACAACAAAGAAGGCCGGCGCATGATGGTGTCGCGTCTCGGGCCCGGTTCGATCTTTGGTGATGGTGCGATGCTGAACCAGAATATGTCTTCGGGGATCTTCGCTGAAGCTCTCGATGATTGCACAATCTGGGTCTTGCCGGAAGGGCATGCCAAGACGATGACCGAGCGCTATCCCATCATCGGGTGGGGTATGTTGCAGACCTTCGGTCGACGCCTCCGTCAGGTAGAGGATCGGTTGGAGGAAGTTGCTTACAAGAAGCTGCCGCAGAGGCTTGCCAGGCTTTTGCTGGATATGTCACTCGGTGACGAGGATACCATTCGCACCAGCCACCAGGCGTTGGCTGACATGCTCGGTACCTACCGGGAGACGGTCAGCACGATTCTCCGGGGTTTCAAAGCTGATGGCATGGTCGAACTTGGGTATCGAAGAATCTGCGTGACAGATCCCGTTGCTCTCAAGGAGTTGGCAAGCTCCTGGAACTGA
- a CDS encoding lasso peptide biosynthesis B2 protein: MKPMHVLEHSAVRVRRGVIYLTTLFQTLAYPGRRQLLRDVVALGRALPHLLDQPLPVALEQLTPPPVASDIDPEQIREIVDATTSLGLGRPLGMCLRRSLLRHYFLRQAGIPTVVNFGARRQNHSVGGHAWLTFNGKPYHERPEHYRGYTLLFTYPDQDKQRQEGLASAGLG, encoded by the coding sequence ATGAAGCCCATGCATGTGTTGGAACACAGCGCTGTTCGTGTGCGCCGTGGTGTGATCTACCTGACGACTCTTTTTCAAACCCTGGCCTATCCCGGTCGCAGGCAGCTGCTGCGGGATGTCGTTGCTTTGGGACGTGCCTTGCCACACCTGCTGGACCAACCGCTGCCTGTTGCACTGGAACAACTCACCCCACCGCCGGTGGCAAGCGACATTGATCCCGAGCAGATTCGGGAAATCGTGGATGCGACCACTTCGTTGGGACTCGGGCGTCCCCTTGGCATGTGCCTTCGCCGTTCCCTCCTCCGCCATTACTTTCTGCGGCAGGCAGGTATTCCCACCGTTGTGAACTTCGGCGCCAGGCGCCAGAACCACTCTGTGGGTGGGCACGCGTGGCTGACATTCAACGGAAAGCCGTATCACGAACGTCCAGAGCACTATCGCGGCTACACCCTGCTGTTCACCTATCCAGATCAGGACAAGCAGCGCCAGGAAGGATTGGCATCCGCCGGTCTGGGTTGA
- the tkt gene encoding transketolase, with protein MSNSESLSQAAINTIRFLSVDGVQKANAGHPGAPMGLAAPAYVLWTRFLKHNPADPAWPNRDRFILSPGHASMLLYSLLHLTGYDLPLQELKQFRQFGSLTPGHPEFGLTPGVETTTGPLGQGFANGVGMAIAQAHMAATFNRAGYDIVDHYVYGIVSDGDLMEGIAAEAASLAGHLRLGRLIYLYDDNHITIEGKTEIAFTEDRMARFRAYGWHTQQVKDGNDLEAVAETIRLAKSVTDRPSIIAVRTHIGYGSPNKQDTPAAHGAPLGPDEVLLTKENLDWPVEPTFYIPDEVEVHFREALATGADQQEQWQAQFDDFALEHPNLAAEWKRRMASELPKDWDADVPLFEPGAKGVATRNASGMVLNALANRLPELMGGSADLAPSTKTLLKNSGDFEPGAYENRNMRFGVREHAMAAILNGMSLYGGLRPFGATFMVFADYLRPSVRIAAMMGQPVIFVLTHDSIGVGEDGPTHQPVEQIASLRVIPGLIVLRPGDARETAAAWRIAMETRDRPIALALTRQAIPTLTATSDDPKAGVGRGAYVIADWAEDTGQDQVILIGTGSELQLALEARGLLAAEGIDARVVSMPSWDLFEVQPRSYQESVLPPDVTARVAVEAGVTVGWDRYVGLDGAVVGLDRFGASGAYQAVYEGLGISAERVAEAAQGLVRG; from the coding sequence ATGTCAAATTCAGAATCTCTATCACAGGCCGCGATCAATACGATCCGCTTCCTGTCCGTAGATGGCGTCCAGAAGGCCAATGCAGGCCACCCCGGCGCACCGATGGGGCTGGCAGCACCCGCCTATGTCCTGTGGACCCGTTTTCTCAAACACAATCCTGCGGACCCCGCCTGGCCCAATCGCGACCGGTTTATCCTCTCGCCTGGGCACGCTTCGATGCTTCTGTACAGTCTGCTCCACCTGACTGGCTATGATCTGCCTTTGCAGGAGTTAAAGCAGTTTCGCCAGTTTGGCAGCCTGACACCCGGACACCCCGAGTTTGGTTTGACACCGGGGGTGGAGACGACTACAGGGCCACTCGGTCAGGGATTTGCCAACGGTGTTGGCATGGCCATCGCCCAGGCCCATATGGCAGCGACCTTCAATCGGGCTGGCTATGACATCGTCGATCACTATGTGTATGGAATCGTGTCCGACGGAGACCTGATGGAGGGCATCGCCGCCGAAGCCGCTTCATTGGCTGGCCATCTGAGACTGGGACGGCTTATCTACCTCTACGATGATAATCATATCACCATCGAGGGCAAGACCGAGATTGCCTTCACGGAGGATCGAATGGCCCGGTTCCGGGCCTACGGATGGCATACCCAGCAGGTGAAGGATGGCAACGATCTGGAAGCTGTTGCAGAGACAATCCGCCTGGCAAAATCGGTAACCGATCGCCCATCGATTATTGCCGTTCGCACGCACATCGGTTACGGCAGCCCCAATAAACAGGACACGCCCGCTGCCCATGGTGCCCCCCTGGGCCCTGACGAGGTGCTGCTGACCAAGGAAAACCTGGATTGGCCAGTTGAGCCGACCTTCTACATTCCCGACGAAGTCGAAGTACATTTCCGCGAAGCGCTGGCAACTGGTGCCGATCAACAGGAACAATGGCAGGCCCAGTTCGACGATTTCGCGCTGGAGCACCCCAACCTGGCAGCGGAGTGGAAACGCCGCATGGCAAGTGAATTACCGAAGGACTGGGATGCAGATGTACCACTATTCGAGCCAGGTGCCAAGGGAGTTGCTACTCGAAACGCCTCTGGTATGGTGCTGAATGCCCTCGCCAATCGTTTGCCCGAGTTGATGGGTGGCTCCGCCGACCTTGCGCCCTCGACCAAAACACTGCTCAAGAACTCGGGAGACTTCGAACCCGGTGCATATGAGAATCGAAACATGCGTTTTGGCGTTCGCGAGCATGCCATGGCCGCCATTCTGAATGGCATGTCGTTGTACGGCGGCTTGCGCCCCTTCGGTGCAACATTCATGGTTTTCGCCGATTATCTTCGTCCCTCTGTGCGTATAGCCGCAATGATGGGCCAACCCGTCATTTTTGTCCTTACCCACGACAGCATCGGCGTCGGTGAGGATGGCCCCACCCACCAGCCAGTGGAACAAATCGCCTCACTGCGAGTGATCCCGGGGCTGATCGTTCTGCGTCCTGGAGATGCCAGAGAAACGGCCGCTGCCTGGCGGATTGCCATGGAAACCAGGGATCGCCCCATAGCCTTGGCACTCACGCGGCAGGCCATCCCGACTCTGACAGCCACTTCGGATGATCCGAAAGCCGGTGTGGGCAGAGGTGCCTATGTGATCGCCGACTGGGCAGAGGATACCGGGCAGGACCAGGTGATTCTGATTGGCACCGGTTCGGAACTGCAGCTTGCGCTCGAAGCAAGAGGACTCCTGGCAGCCGAGGGAATCGATGCACGGGTTGTAAGCATGCCCAGTTGGGATCTGTTTGAAGTCCAGCCCAGATCATACCAGGAATCGGTGTTGCCGCCCGATGTCACAGCGCGTGTGGCTGTCGAGGCTGGAGTAACAGTAGGTTGGGATCGTTACGTGGGACTCGATGGTGCAGTTG